The Acinetobacter defluvii genome includes a region encoding these proteins:
- a CDS encoding succinate CoA transferase encodes MINGLERIRCAALHEKVMSVEKAIAFIQDGAVVGLSGFGGAGEAKTVPLALADYAQNHPMKITLATGASLGNRIDGRLNDAHALARRYPYQADPTLRKAINNGEVMYIDQHLSELADNIRHKNLPKINVAVVAATAITEDGQIIPTGSCGNSANFIEMADHVIIEIDNTISPVLEGAHDIYVPKARPNREPIPLTEAGDRIGTIGIHVDPSKISAIVLNDIPDTSFKMDEADNETLAIAKHLIHFFENEVAVGRLPENLGPLQSGVGSIANAVFAGFEHSNFHDLEMYSEVLQDCTFQLIDSGKMKFASGCSMTLSDECAKRVMNNFERYKDKIVLRPQELSNNPEIIRRLGIIAINTALEFDIYGNVNSTHVTGTKMMNGIGGSGDFTRHAHLAIFVTKSIAKGGAISSVVPMVSHCDHAEHDIDVLVTEQGLADLRGLAPRERALKIIENCAHPSYKADLLNYFERACALGGQTPHVLREALSWHAQFEETGSMKSA; translated from the coding sequence ATGATTAACGGTTTAGAACGTATTCGCTGTGCAGCTTTGCACGAAAAAGTCATGTCTGTAGAAAAGGCAATTGCATTTATTCAAGATGGTGCTGTAGTAGGTTTAAGTGGTTTTGGTGGTGCAGGTGAGGCAAAAACTGTACCGCTAGCGTTGGCAGATTATGCCCAAAATCATCCGATGAAAATTACTTTGGCGACAGGTGCGAGTTTAGGCAATCGCATTGATGGACGTTTGAATGATGCCCATGCTTTGGCACGTCGTTATCCTTATCAGGCAGATCCGACTTTACGTAAAGCCATTAACAATGGTGAAGTGATGTATATCGATCAACATTTATCAGAATTAGCAGATAACATTCGCCATAAAAACCTCCCTAAAATTAATGTTGCGGTGGTTGCTGCAACTGCAATTACCGAAGATGGTCAAATCATTCCTACAGGTTCATGTGGTAACTCTGCCAATTTTATTGAAATGGCAGATCATGTGATTATTGAAATTGACAACACTATTAGCCCAGTCTTAGAAGGTGCACATGATATTTATGTACCTAAGGCACGTCCAAATCGTGAACCGATTCCTTTAACTGAAGCGGGGGATCGGATTGGTACGATCGGTATTCATGTTGATCCAAGCAAAATTTCTGCCATTGTTTTAAATGATATTCCAGATACGTCATTCAAAATGGATGAGGCAGATAATGAAACCCTTGCGATTGCCAAGCATTTAATTCACTTTTTTGAAAATGAAGTTGCAGTCGGACGTTTGCCTGAAAATTTAGGACCACTTCAATCGGGTGTTGGTTCGATTGCTAATGCAGTTTTTGCAGGTTTTGAACATTCAAATTTTCACGATTTGGAAATGTATTCCGAAGTTTTACAAGACTGTACTTTTCAGTTGATTGATTCAGGGAAAATGAAATTTGCCTCAGGTTGTTCGATGACTTTGTCGGATGAATGTGCCAAGCGTGTGATGAATAATTTTGAACGCTATAAAGATAAAATCGTTTTGCGTCCGCAGGAGCTTTCTAATAATCCGGAAATTATTCGTCGTTTAGGTATTATTGCTATTAATACGGCACTTGAATTCGACATCTATGGCAACGTCAACTCAACTCATGTGACGGGTACAAAAATGATGAATGGCATCGGGGGATCGGGTGATTTTACCCGTCATGCGCATTTAGCGATTTTTGTGACTAAATCCATTGCCAAAGGTGGCGCAATTTCTTCGGTTGTGCCGATGGTAAGCCATTGTGACCATGCTGAACATGATATTGATGTGTTGGTGACTGAGCAAGGTTTGGCAGATTTGCGTGGACTTGCACCACGTGAGCGTGCCTTAAAAATTATCGAAAATTGTGCGCATCCAAGCTATAAGGCTGATTTGTTGAATTATTTTGAACGTGCATGTGCCTTGGGGGGGCAAACCCCACATGTATTGCGTGAAGCTTTGTCTTGGCATGCACAGTTTGAAGAAACAGGAAGTATGAAGTCAGCTTGA
- a CDS encoding Hint domain-containing protein, whose translation MKKNSGFVAGTLVHTNKGLVPIQEIKVGDMVLSSPEQRDRTVREYKRVVNTFKAESEEIYELIIRKTLNPDLEYVEDGILHNIYEMIYLTAGHPIYVINSLFIEEWDSQNDIDQINARSGSWQAARDLKMYDRVLVAHPQYSDSNTYEVVNIAPVQDVNRDYGFVDRSSIDNNKPFDTIVYFDQHNYKIVGGNILEGRSSLRNYFIGNYVEANFQNHSVIVKDFRENYEQICAKVGGNLEKIPTLQCSVYNFEVEDYHTYFVGEQGLWVHQ comes from the coding sequence ATGAAGAAAAATAGTGGTTTTGTCGCAGGGACGTTGGTTCATACAAATAAAGGTTTAGTGCCTATTCAAGAGATCAAAGTTGGGGATATGGTGCTATCGAGTCCTGAGCAAAGGGATAGGACAGTCCGTGAATATAAACGTGTTGTGAATACATTTAAGGCAGAGTCAGAAGAAATTTATGAACTCATTATTAGAAAGACTTTAAATCCAGATCTAGAGTATGTTGAAGATGGAATTCTACACAATATTTATGAAATGATTTATTTAACAGCAGGACATCCTATCTATGTCATCAATAGCCTGTTTATTGAAGAATGGGATAGTCAAAATGATATAGATCAAATTAATGCGCGTAGTGGTAGCTGGCAAGCAGCACGTGATTTAAAAATGTATGATCGAGTTTTAGTTGCTCATCCTCAATATAGTGATAGTAACACTTATGAAGTTGTGAACATTGCACCAGTGCAAGACGTTAATCGTGATTATGGTTTTGTCGATAGATCATCAATAGATAATAATAAGCCATTTGATACCATTGTCTATTTTGATCAACATAATTATAAGATTGTAGGTGGAAATATCCTTGAAGGTAGATCAAGCCTAAGGAATTATTTTATTGGTAATTATGTGGAAGCAAATTTTCAAAATCATTCAGTGATTGTAAAAGATTTTAGAGAAAATTATGAACAAATCTGTGCTAAGGTGGGTGGTAATCTTGAAAAAATTCCTACCTTGCAATGCTCCGTTTATAATTTTGAAGTTGAAGATTATCATACCTACTTTGTGGGTGAGCAAGGTTTGTGGGTCCATCAGTAA
- the lptC gene encoding LPS export ABC transporter periplasmic protein LptC, producing the protein MDTKVLYVTAVLIAAVSGGYYYYSGKGKKLDADSAQSMTYSAEGIHVVQTDEKGNLYLRATVDHLEQDLRKQTSKVTNLNASMYENNQVNSTFYAKQANGYEDNQKVILTGQVKATKMGEQGEMVFLTDELTGYPKRRVLETTHEVTVTAPNASFISQGLNADLNTGEYEFSHIRGKYVPN; encoded by the coding sequence ATGGATACTAAAGTTTTGTATGTCACCGCCGTGCTCATTGCAGCAGTCAGTGGTGGTTATTACTATTACAGTGGAAAAGGTAAAAAACTGGATGCAGATTCTGCCCAGAGCATGACCTATTCTGCTGAAGGTATCCATGTGGTACAAACTGATGAAAAAGGTAATTTATATTTACGTGCGACGGTTGATCATCTTGAGCAGGATTTGCGAAAACAAACTTCAAAAGTGACCAATCTGAATGCATCTATGTATGAAAATAATCAAGTCAATTCAACATTTTATGCCAAACAAGCCAATGGTTATGAAGATAACCAAAAAGTGATTTTGACTGGACAAGTCAAAGCCACAAAAATGGGTGAGCAAGGTGAAATGGTGTTTTTAACGGATGAATTAACAGGTTATCCTAAACGCCGAGTGTTAGAAACAACGCATGAAGTCACTGTAACGGCACCAAATGCATCATTTATTAGCCAAGGTTTAAATGCAGATTTAAACACAGGTGAATACGAATTTTCACATATTCGAGGAAAGTATGTACCGAACTAA
- the cysS gene encoding cysteine--tRNA ligase — protein MQPFVLYNSEQRKKVEFVPRKEGHIDMYVCGMTVYDYCHIGHARVMVAFDYIIRFLRSQGWNVKYVRNITDIDDKIIARANENGESITALTDRFIKAMNDDAARLGCAEPDEAPRATEYIDQMQNMIGTLVNKGTAYPSENGDVYFEVEKFPKYGRLSGRKLEDMQAGASERVDVEVEKKHPFDFVLWKHAKENEPSWASPWGNGRPGWHIECSAMSTCCLGNHFDIHGGGSDLTFPHHENEIAQSEASTGEQYVNYWMHVGFINVDGEKMSKSLGNFFTIRDVMEKFHPEVIRYFIVSSHYRSPVNFSDFALKEAKNALTRFYHAFKAYEQVYGDKTVDTLDETLVERFNSAMRDDFNTSEAIAVLFEIIKELNRAVKDENAEQSAIYYSTLRYLTNILGLGQHNVDEFLKSDIGQEALGLSEADIEDLIQQRVDAKKAKDFAKADSIRQSLLDQGVVLEDTRQGTVWRRAD, from the coding sequence ATGCAACCTTTTGTTCTTTACAACTCTGAGCAACGTAAAAAAGTTGAATTTGTTCCACGTAAAGAAGGACATATCGACATGTATGTATGTGGTATGACAGTTTACGATTACTGTCATATTGGACATGCGCGTGTCATGGTTGCATTTGACTACATTATCCGTTTCTTACGTAGTCAAGGTTGGAATGTCAAATATGTTCGTAATATCACGGATATTGATGACAAAATCATTGCTCGTGCCAACGAAAATGGTGAAAGCATTACTGCATTAACAGACCGCTTTATTAAAGCCATGAATGATGATGCAGCACGTTTAGGTTGTGCTGAACCTGATGAAGCACCACGTGCAACAGAATACATCGATCAAATGCAAAACATGATCGGCACTTTGGTCAATAAAGGCACTGCGTATCCATCTGAAAATGGTGATGTCTATTTTGAAGTTGAAAAATTTCCAAAATATGGTCGCCTTTCAGGTCGTAAACTGGAAGATATGCAAGCAGGTGCATCTGAACGTGTTGATGTAGAAGTTGAGAAAAAACATCCTTTCGACTTCGTACTTTGGAAACATGCCAAAGAAAATGAGCCTTCATGGGCTTCACCTTGGGGCAATGGTCGCCCGGGTTGGCATATTGAATGTTCTGCCATGTCGACCTGCTGCTTAGGTAATCACTTCGATATTCATGGTGGTGGTTCAGACTTAACTTTCCCGCATCATGAAAATGAAATCGCCCAATCGGAAGCATCAACAGGCGAGCAATATGTGAATTATTGGATGCATGTTGGTTTCATCAATGTTGATGGCGAGAAAATGTCAAAGTCTTTGGGCAATTTCTTTACCATTCGTGATGTGATGGAAAAATTCCACCCTGAAGTGATTCGTTATTTCATTGTGTCTTCACACTATCGTAGCCCTGTAAACTTCTCTGACTTTGCTTTAAAAGAAGCAAAAAATGCCTTAACCCGTTTCTATCATGCGTTTAAAGCCTATGAGCAAGTTTATGGCGACAAAACAGTTGATACTTTAGATGAAACTTTGGTTGAACGCTTTAATAGTGCCATGCGTGATGACTTTAATACCTCAGAAGCGATTGCAGTTCTGTTTGAAATTATCAAAGAGTTAAATCGTGCAGTGAAAGATGAAAATGCTGAACAATCTGCGATTTATTATTCAACTTTACGCTATCTGACAAATATTTTAGGTTTAGGTCAACATAATGTCGATGAGTTTTTAAAGTCAGATATTGGTCAGGAAGCACTTGGTCTGTCTGAAGCTGATATTGAAGATTTGATTCAACAACGTGTTGATGCCAAAAAAGCCAAAGATTTTGCTAAAGCTGATAGTATTCGTCAGTCTTTATTAGATCAAGGCGTGGTATTAGAAGATACTCGTCAAGGTACTGTTTGGCGTCGAGCAGATTAA
- a CDS encoding acyl-CoA dehydrogenase C-terminal domain-containing protein — protein sequence MPIYNAPLKDMDFILNDVFKAEQFWQNNENLAHLDMATANAILQEMAKFSKNVILDLNRTADEEGGAQFNHGVVTTPKGFKAAFQQFAEGGWVGLGANEAWGGQGMPKMLTVLADEMIWSANPSFMLYPLLTVGAGMAIDQAASEEQKATYLPKFYTGEWSGTMCLTEPHSGTDLGIIKTKAEPNADGSYNITGTKIFITSGEHDLCENIIHLVLAKTPNAPAGSRGISLFIVPKFLVNADGSLGERNTLGAGSIEHKMGIKGSATCVMNFDAAKGFLVGKENQGLAAMFIMMNYERLSMGIQGIGASEYAYQNAAQYATDRLQGRAATGAKSPEKPADSILVHGDVRRMLLNIRANNEASRAFAVYVGQQLDITKFSNDAEAVRKANDRVALLTPIAKAYLTDKALDSALEAQMCFGGHGYIREWGMEQCIRDLRIAQIYEGTNGVQAIDLIGRKTIKSNGAFIAEYIAEIREFAASMEDDLSIKATTLDVCNQVEALTQFIIEQAKSNPDFSNAVAVDYLHAVGLLSFTYMFARIAQAAQTKSESFYQNKLVLAQYYVAKVLPDLAARTQRIHAGAALVMQLPEDYFTAQA from the coding sequence ATGCCTATCTATAATGCACCGCTCAAAGACATGGATTTTATTTTAAATGATGTGTTTAAAGCGGAACAATTTTGGCAAAACAATGAAAATTTAGCTCATTTGGATATGGCAACAGCCAACGCTATTTTGCAAGAAATGGCAAAATTTTCTAAAAATGTCATCCTTGATTTAAATCGGACAGCCGATGAAGAAGGCGGTGCTCAGTTTAATCATGGTGTGGTTACAACACCAAAAGGCTTTAAAGCAGCATTCCAACAATTTGCTGAAGGGGGGTGGGTCGGCTTAGGTGCAAATGAAGCGTGGGGTGGTCAGGGCATGCCTAAAATGCTGACTGTCCTTGCAGATGAAATGATCTGGAGTGCGAACCCATCGTTTATGCTGTATCCACTTTTGACTGTGGGGGCGGGTATGGCAATCGATCAAGCTGCATCTGAAGAGCAAAAAGCGACTTATTTACCAAAATTTTATACAGGTGAGTGGTCAGGCACCATGTGTCTGACTGAGCCACATTCAGGCACAGACTTAGGCATTATCAAAACCAAAGCTGAACCCAATGCAGATGGTTCTTATAACATCACGGGTACTAAGATTTTTATTACCAGTGGTGAACATGATCTATGTGAAAACATTATTCATCTCGTCTTGGCAAAAACACCGAATGCACCTGCGGGCTCACGTGGTATTTCACTGTTTATCGTGCCGAAATTTTTAGTTAATGCAGATGGTTCTTTGGGTGAGCGTAATACACTTGGGGCAGGCTCAATTGAACATAAAATGGGCATCAAAGGCTCTGCTACGTGTGTGATGAATTTTGATGCAGCCAAAGGTTTCTTGGTGGGTAAAGAAAATCAAGGCTTGGCAGCGATGTTTATCATGATGAACTATGAGCGTTTATCTATGGGTATTCAGGGTATTGGTGCATCTGAATATGCGTATCAAAATGCAGCGCAATATGCGACTGATCGTTTACAAGGTCGTGCTGCTACAGGTGCGAAATCTCCTGAAAAACCTGCTGACTCTATTTTGGTGCATGGTGATGTGCGTCGCATGTTGTTGAATATACGTGCCAATAATGAAGCATCTCGTGCTTTTGCTGTTTATGTAGGTCAGCAATTAGATATTACTAAATTCTCCAACGATGCTGAGGCAGTGCGTAAAGCCAATGATCGTGTCGCATTACTCACACCAATTGCGAAAGCCTATTTAACAGATAAAGCTTTGGATTCGGCTTTAGAGGCGCAAATGTGTTTTGGTGGGCATGGTTATATCCGTGAATGGGGTATGGAACAGTGTATTCGTGATTTGCGTATTGCTCAGATTTACGAAGGAACCAATGGTGTGCAAGCAATTGATTTGATTGGTCGTAAAACCATTAAATCCAATGGTGCATTCATTGCTGAATATATCGCTGAAATTCGTGAGTTTGCAGCGTCTATGGAGGATGATTTAAGCATTAAAGCTACAACTTTAGATGTATGTAATCAAGTTGAAGCATTGACACAGTTTATTATTGAGCAAGCGAAGAGCAATCCTGATTTTTCGAATGCTGTAGCGGTAGACTATTTGCATGCAGTTGGCTTACTCAGCTTCACTTATATGTTTGCACGCATTGCACAAGCTGCACAAACGAAGTCAGAAAGCTTCTACCAAAATAAATTGGTTTTGGCGCAGTATTATGTTGCGAAAGTGCTTCCTGACTTGGCTGCACGTACACAACGTATTCATGCGGGTGCAGCGTTGGTAATGCAGTTGCCTGAAGATTATTTTACAGCGCAGGCTTAA
- the lptA gene encoding lipopolysaccharide transport periplasmic protein LptA, with protein sequence MYRTKLLSQPQTFLKQSLWLAGLFCVSAASFALPSDRNQPISLLADRATYNDKTGVTTYSGNVVIEQGTMKLQAASIVAQLNKNKQISTITATGSPAKFEQQVDTAKGIARGQAQKIIYNAETGIINLIGNAYLNQDGASIRSGTLKYSMNKGDIEAEGGASSTGTSKGRVQIIIPPNASKTFPGARD encoded by the coding sequence ATGTACCGAACTAAACTTTTATCCCAACCACAAACTTTCCTAAAACAATCTTTGTGGCTTGCTGGCTTATTCTGTGTTTCTGCAGCATCATTTGCATTGCCGTCTGACCGTAATCAACCGATTTCATTGTTGGCAGATCGAGCAACCTATAATGATAAAACTGGGGTAACGACTTATTCGGGTAATGTCGTAATTGAACAAGGTACGATGAAGCTACAAGCTGCTTCAATTGTTGCTCAGCTCAATAAAAATAAACAAATTAGTACCATTACTGCGACAGGTTCACCTGCAAAATTTGAGCAACAAGTGGATACTGCAAAAGGCATAGCACGTGGTCAAGCACAAAAAATCATATATAACGCTGAAACTGGGATTATTAACCTAATTGGTAATGCTTATTTAAACCAAGATGGTGCAAGTATTCGTAGTGGTACTTTAAAATACAGTATGAATAAAGGCGATATCGAAGCCGAGGGTGGGGCGAGTTCAACTGGAACATCTAAAGGGCGTGTGCAAATTATTATTCCACCGAATGCCAGCAAAACTTTCCCAGGGGCACGTGATTAA
- a CDS encoding KdsC family phosphatase, giving the protein MASYVLLEQARHIEALILDVDGILSDGFVTLTNSGDEIKSFDIRDGLGMKLVQQAGIKVIIITGRKSNIVEKRMSDLGVDLVYQGREDKGVALKEACAQLNIDPEDCLYMGDDWPDLSAFAIAGMKVTVPNGHVEVRRRADLVTQAMGGRGAVREVCDMLLMSKGVYQELLEKFISIPH; this is encoded by the coding sequence ATGGCTTCTTATGTTTTATTGGAACAAGCACGTCATATTGAAGCGTTGATTTTAGATGTAGACGGTATTTTAAGTGATGGTTTTGTCACACTGACCAACTCAGGTGATGAAATTAAATCCTTTGATATTCGTGATGGTCTTGGTATGAAGCTAGTACAACAAGCAGGCATCAAAGTCATTATCATCACTGGTCGTAAAAGTAATATTGTTGAAAAACGCATGTCTGATTTGGGTGTAGACTTGGTCTATCAAGGGCGTGAAGACAAAGGCGTTGCATTGAAAGAAGCTTGCGCTCAGTTGAATATTGATCCAGAAGATTGTTTATATATGGGGGATGACTGGCCTGATCTGTCAGCATTTGCCATCGCAGGCATGAAGGTGACGGTACCGAATGGTCATGTTGAAGTACGTCGTCGTGCTGACTTGGTTACTCAGGCGATGGGCGGTCGTGGTGCAGTACGTGAAGTGTGCGATATGTTACTGATGTCTAAAGGCGTTTACCAAGAACTCCTTGAAAAATTCATTTCAATCCCACATTAA
- a CDS encoding KpsF/GutQ family sugar-phosphate isomerase → MPNQIDFQKVALETLSIEEHALEVLASQIDERFSQACEIILQCKGRLVITGMGKSGHIGRKMAATFASTGTPSFFMHPGEAGHGDLGMLVKGDVLIAISYSGKSDEIMMLMPLIKHVGVPLITISGHDKGPMPQNADVALTLGDIQEACPLGLAPTSSTTATLALGDALAVALLEARGFTSDDFARSHPAGALGKRLLLHVKHLMHTGDELPKVSPDTPMNKVLYEISNKRLGLTTIVDENDTLLGIFTDGDLRRLIDKQQGFDVNLAVSEVMIQHPSTISQEARAVEALEKMNEKKINQFIVVNDANKVIGVISMHDLIQAGVN, encoded by the coding sequence ATACCGAATCAGATTGATTTTCAGAAAGTTGCACTCGAAACCCTAAGTATCGAAGAGCATGCTTTAGAAGTCCTAGCATCTCAAATTGATGAACGCTTTAGCCAAGCTTGTGAAATTATTTTACAGTGCAAAGGACGTTTAGTGATCACGGGCATGGGTAAGTCAGGTCATATTGGACGTAAAATGGCAGCAACTTTTGCTTCGACAGGAACGCCATCATTCTTTATGCATCCTGGTGAAGCAGGGCATGGTGATCTTGGTATGTTGGTCAAAGGTGACGTACTGATTGCGATTTCCTATTCAGGTAAAAGCGATGAAATCATGATGCTGATGCCATTGATCAAGCATGTGGGTGTGCCTCTAATTACCATTAGCGGTCATGACAAGGGACCGATGCCACAAAATGCCGATGTCGCATTAACTTTGGGCGATATTCAAGAAGCCTGCCCACTCGGTCTTGCGCCTACTTCAAGCACGACTGCGACTTTGGCATTGGGTGATGCCCTTGCCGTTGCCTTATTGGAAGCACGTGGTTTTACGTCGGATGATTTTGCCCGTTCACATCCTGCGGGGGCGTTGGGTAAGCGTTTGTTGTTGCATGTCAAACATTTGATGCATACAGGTGATGAATTGCCAAAAGTATCGCCTGATACCCCAATGAATAAAGTCTTGTATGAAATTTCCAATAAACGTTTAGGTTTAACCACCATTGTTGATGAAAATGATACTTTGCTTGGTATTTTTACCGATGGTGATTTACGTCGTTTGATTGATAAACAACAAGGCTTTGACGTGAATTTAGCGGTGTCTGAGGTGATGATTCAACATCCATCTACGATTTCACAAGAAGCACGTGCGGTGGAAGCTTTAGAAAAAATGAATGAAAAGAAAATTAATCAATTTATTGTAGTGAATGATGCCAATAAAGTGATTGGCGTGATCAGTATGCATGATTTGATTCAAGCGGGAGTAAACTAA
- a CDS encoding thiolase family protein, whose translation MTMIVIVDAVRTAMGGFQGALSACTAPDLGAVAIKEAVARAGLQPTDIDEVIFGCVLPAGLKQGPARQAMRQAGLPDTTGATTINKICGSGMKAVMQAADAIKAGSANIVVAGGMESMSNAPYLLDKARAGYRMGHGKVTDHMFQEGLEDAETGLSMGILAQEMADKKGYTRAQQDAYAMSSLNKAVEAVNNGYFKDEIVPVTVSSRKGDVVVDQDEQPLNAKVDKIPTLRPAFKKDGTITAANASSISDGASALVVTSEEIAAERGLKPLAKVLAYATNSQHPSEFTIAPVGAIEKVLKQTGWKAKEVDLWEVNEAFAMVAMLAIDGFNLDREKVNINGGACALGHPLGSSGSRIIVTLIHALKRTGGKKGIASLCIGGGEATAIAIELV comes from the coding sequence ATAACAATGATCGTAATTGTAGACGCAGTTCGTACTGCAATGGGTGGTTTTCAAGGTGCATTATCAGCATGTACTGCACCTGATCTAGGTGCAGTAGCGATTAAAGAAGCTGTTGCACGTGCAGGTTTGCAGCCAACTGATATTGATGAAGTGATTTTTGGCTGTGTACTGCCAGCAGGTTTAAAACAGGGTCCTGCACGTCAAGCAATGCGTCAGGCGGGTTTGCCAGATACTACAGGGGCAACTACTATCAATAAAATCTGTGGTTCTGGGATGAAGGCGGTAATGCAAGCAGCCGATGCCATCAAAGCAGGCTCAGCAAATATCGTAGTCGCAGGGGGCATGGAGTCCATGTCAAATGCGCCATACTTACTCGATAAAGCACGTGCAGGCTATCGTATGGGACATGGTAAAGTAACTGACCATATGTTCCAAGAAGGTTTGGAAGATGCTGAAACAGGTTTATCGATGGGTATTCTTGCACAAGAAATGGCAGATAAAAAAGGCTATACCCGTGCACAACAAGATGCTTATGCGATGAGCTCTTTAAATAAAGCGGTTGAAGCGGTGAATAATGGTTATTTCAAAGATGAAATCGTACCTGTCACAGTATCTTCACGTAAAGGCGATGTGGTTGTAGATCAAGATGAACAACCTTTAAATGCTAAAGTGGATAAAATACCAACCTTACGCCCAGCATTTAAGAAAGACGGTACGATTACTGCTGCCAATGCCAGTTCAATTTCAGATGGTGCATCAGCACTAGTTGTCACATCGGAAGAAATTGCAGCAGAACGCGGGTTAAAACCATTAGCCAAAGTTTTAGCATACGCAACCAACTCACAACATCCATCTGAGTTCACCATTGCACCTGTAGGCGCAATTGAAAAAGTATTAAAACAAACAGGCTGGAAAGCTAAAGAAGTTGATCTTTGGGAAGTCAATGAAGCTTTTGCGATGGTGGCTATGCTTGCAATTGATGGTTTTAATTTAGACCGTGAAAAAGTCAATATCAATGGCGGTGCATGTGCACTTGGTCATCCCTTGGGTTCTTCAGGCTCACGTATCATCGTAACTTTGATTCATGCTCTAAAACGCACTGGTGGTAAAAAAGGGATTGCATCATTGTGTATTGGTGGTGGCGAAGCAACCGCAATTGCGATTGAATTGGTTTAA
- the lptB gene encoding LPS export ABC transporter ATP-binding protein, with product MTEAFNLPQTLCIKHLAKVYSKRWVVKDVSFSMQSGQIVGLLGPNGAGKTTSFYMVVGLVRMDKGEIHLDNEDISDLAMHQRARKGIGYLPQEASIFRKLTIAENIMAILETRKDLNKQQRQQRLKELLEDFKITHIKDSLGMSVSGGERRRAEIARALAADPKFMLLDEPFAGVDPISVGDIKDIIRQLKDRGIGVLITDHNVRETLAICEHAYIVSEGAVIAEGTPEEVLANETVREVYLGDDFIV from the coding sequence ATGACAGAAGCATTCAACCTACCACAAACCTTATGTATCAAACATCTGGCAAAAGTATATAGCAAACGTTGGGTGGTCAAAGACGTTTCATTTAGTATGCAAAGTGGTCAAATTGTTGGACTGCTTGGACCTAATGGTGCGGGAAAAACCACCAGTTTCTATATGGTGGTTGGCTTAGTGCGCATGGACAAAGGCGAAATTCATTTAGATAATGAAGATATTTCTGATTTAGCTATGCACCAACGTGCTCGAAAAGGCATTGGTTATTTACCACAAGAAGCGTCTATTTTCAGAAAATTAACCATTGCTGAAAATATCATGGCAATTTTAGAAACTCGTAAAGATTTAAATAAGCAACAACGTCAACAACGTCTGAAAGAATTACTGGAAGATTTTAAAATCACCCATATCAAAGATTCTTTGGGCATGAGCGTATCGGGTGGTGAGCGTCGCCGTGCAGAAATTGCTCGTGCTTTAGCGGCAGATCCAAAATTTATGTTGCTTGATGAACCTTTTGCAGGGGTCGATCCGATTTCGGTAGGGGATATTAAAGATATCATCCGTCAGTTGAAAGATCGTGGTATTGGTGTGCTTATCACAGACCATAACGTGCGTGAAACATTGGCGATTTGTGAACATGCTTATATTGTCAGTGAGGGTGCAGTGATTGCGGAAGGCACGCCTGAAGAAGTATTAGCAAATGAAACAGTACGTGAAGTGTATTTAGGTGATGATTTTATCGTTTAG